In Sphingopyxis sp. 113P3, one DNA window encodes the following:
- a CDS encoding aspartate aminotransferase family protein — MKGENDPLAAFWMPFTANRAFKAHPRQLVSASGMYYQGADGRPILDGTSGLWCSNAGHCRTEIVEAITRAAAALDFAPTFQLGHPQAFELAHRLAALMPEGLDRIFFTNSGSESVDTALKIALAIQRARGQGTRTRLIGRERGYHGVGFGGISVGGIVSNRRTFGGGLPGTDHLRHTHDLARNAFSRGFPQHGAELADDLERLVDLHGAETIAAVIVEPMAGSTGVLLPPVGYLERLRKICDRHGILLIFDEVITAFGRVGGATAAGSWGVTPDIITMAKGLTNAAVPMGAVAVKREWHDAVIEGAPGGIELFHGYTYSGHPLACAAGLAALDLYAREGLFERADALARYWEEAAHGLKGRRHVIDIRTTGLVAGIELEPRPGAPTARAMELFHSCFDKGLLVRATGDIIALSPPLIVEKDEIDTMFGTIGELLETIA; from the coding sequence GAGCGGCATGTACTATCAGGGCGCCGACGGACGCCCGATCCTCGACGGCACGTCGGGGCTCTGGTGTAGCAATGCCGGCCATTGCCGAACAGAGATTGTCGAGGCGATCACCAGGGCCGCCGCCGCTCTTGATTTCGCGCCGACCTTCCAGCTTGGACACCCCCAGGCGTTCGAACTTGCGCATCGGCTCGCCGCGCTGATGCCCGAAGGGCTCGACCGCATCTTCTTCACCAATAGCGGATCTGAATCGGTCGACACGGCGCTCAAGATCGCGCTCGCGATCCAGCGCGCGCGGGGGCAGGGGACGCGCACGCGGCTGATCGGACGCGAGCGCGGTTATCACGGCGTCGGCTTCGGAGGGATCAGCGTCGGCGGCATTGTGAGCAATCGCCGAACCTTCGGGGGCGGCCTTCCGGGTACCGATCATCTCCGCCACACGCACGACCTTGCGCGCAACGCCTTTTCGCGCGGATTTCCGCAGCATGGCGCCGAGCTTGCTGATGATCTGGAACGGCTTGTCGACCTTCACGGCGCAGAAACGATCGCAGCGGTGATCGTCGAGCCGATGGCGGGATCAACCGGCGTCTTGCTGCCGCCCGTCGGGTATCTTGAGCGGCTGCGCAAGATCTGCGACCGGCACGGCATTCTCCTCATCTTCGACGAAGTGATTACCGCCTTCGGGCGCGTCGGGGGCGCGACCGCGGCGGGCAGTTGGGGCGTGACGCCCGATATCATCACCATGGCCAAGGGCCTCACCAATGCCGCGGTGCCGATGGGAGCGGTCGCGGTGAAGCGTGAATGGCACGATGCGGTGATCGAGGGTGCCCCCGGCGGCATCGAACTGTTCCACGGCTATACCTATTCGGGGCATCCGCTTGCCTGCGCCGCCGGCCTTGCTGCGCTTGACCTTTATGCCCGCGAGGGACTCTTCGAGCGCGCTGATGCGCTCGCGCGCTATTGGGAGGAGGCGGCGCACGGCCTGAAGGGCCGGCGCCACGTCATCGACATCCGCACGACCGGACTCGTCGCGGGTATCGAACTTGAGCCCAGGCCCGGGGCGCCGACGGCGCGCGCGATGGAGCTCTTCCACTCCTGTTTCGACAAGGGCCTCCTCGTTCGCGCGACCGGCGACATTATCGCGCTGTCGCCGCCGCTGATCGTCGAGAAGGACGAGATCGACACGATGTTTGGAACGATCGGCGAGCTTCTCGAGACGATTGCCTGA
- a CDS encoding HAD-IA family hydrolase yields MSDFPFAIVGFDLDGTLVDTAGDITAALNHALGLAGRTPLSEAEVRPMIGLGTQHLLEQGLSATGGIPEGESPRLYEALLDFYEANIAVHSRTFPGLAEALDRLDALGVRTAVMTNKLEVLARLLLGELGLADRMAAIIGGDTLGPGKAKPSPEPIRAMIEACGGGRTAFVGDSIFDVMAARGAGATSIAVSFGFLHQPVEELGADHVIGDYAELVPLLERL; encoded by the coding sequence ATGAGTGATTTTCCTTTTGCGATCGTCGGTTTTGACCTCGACGGCACGCTCGTCGACACCGCGGGCGACATCACCGCGGCGCTCAACCACGCGCTCGGCCTCGCGGGCCGGACGCCGCTGAGCGAGGCCGAGGTCCGGCCGATGATCGGGCTCGGCACGCAGCACCTGCTCGAACAGGGGCTGAGTGCGACGGGCGGCATTCCCGAGGGCGAGTCGCCGCGACTCTATGAAGCGCTGCTTGACTTTTATGAGGCGAATATCGCGGTCCATAGCCGAACTTTCCCGGGTCTCGCCGAAGCGCTCGACCGGCTCGATGCGCTGGGAGTGCGCACAGCGGTCATGACGAACAAGCTCGAGGTGCTCGCGCGCCTTTTGCTCGGCGAGCTCGGCCTTGCGGACCGGATGGCGGCGATCATCGGCGGCGATACGCTTGGGCCGGGTAAGGCGAAACCCTCGCCCGAGCCGATCCGCGCGATGATCGAGGCCTGCGGCGGCGGGCGAACCGCCTTTGTCGGCGACAGCATTTTTGACGTCATGGCGGCGCGCGGCGCCGGAGCGACGAGCATCGCAGTCAGCTTCGGCTTTCTCCACCAGCCGGTCGAGGAACTGGGCGCCGATCATGTCATCGGAGACTATGCCGAACTGGTGCCGCTCCTCGAAAGATTATGA
- the glmU gene encoding bifunctional UDP-N-acetylglucosamine diphosphorylase/glucosamine-1-phosphate N-acetyltransferase GlmU, protein MSNRPIAAVILAAGKGTRMKSDLHKVLHPIAGRAMLMHLMASVDELDPARKVVIVGDKADQIEAALGGSASLALQEPQRGTGHAVQQAEAALKGFKGDVLILYGDVPFVPTATMEAMIDRLNAPDAPAVVVLAFEPADAQHYGRVITRGDRITKMVEYKDASEAERAVTLCNSGLMAVRAADLFALLARVTDENAAKEFYLVDIVNIANADGRTCAVVTTDPFDVAGINSRAELAAMEGAWQARRRAQAMAEGASLLAPETVWFAWDTQIGRDVLIEPNVFFGPGVSVADGVRIRANSHIEGAVIGCGCEVGPFARLRPGTVLGEKAKIGNFVETKKAVLGEGAKANHLTYLGDATVGAGANIGAGTITCNYDGYFKYQTVIGENAFIGSNSALVAPVKIGRDAIVGAGSAVTRDVADGELRLVRGEQLVKPGWADRFHDAMRKKKAAEKAVE, encoded by the coding sequence ATGAGCAACCGACCGATCGCCGCTGTCATCCTTGCCGCGGGCAAGGGCACGCGCATGAAATCCGACCTGCACAAGGTGCTTCACCCCATCGCCGGCCGAGCGATGCTGATGCACCTCATGGCAAGCGTCGACGAACTCGATCCCGCGAGGAAGGTCGTGATCGTGGGCGACAAGGCGGACCAGATCGAAGCAGCGCTCGGCGGCAGTGCCAGCCTTGCCCTCCAGGAACCGCAGCGGGGCACCGGCCATGCGGTCCAGCAGGCCGAAGCCGCGCTCAAGGGCTTTAAGGGAGATGTGCTGATCCTTTATGGCGACGTGCCCTTCGTGCCGACGGCAACGATGGAGGCGATGATCGACCGGCTCAATGCCCCCGACGCGCCGGCAGTGGTCGTGCTCGCCTTCGAGCCTGCCGACGCGCAGCATTATGGCCGCGTGATCACAAGGGGGGACCGCATCACCAAGATGGTCGAATATAAGGATGCAAGCGAGGCCGAGCGGGCGGTCACGCTCTGCAACTCGGGGCTGATGGCCGTAAGGGCAGCGGACCTCTTTGCGCTCCTCGCGCGCGTCACCGATGAGAATGCAGCGAAGGAATTCTATCTCGTCGATATCGTCAACATCGCCAACGCGGACGGACGGACCTGCGCGGTGGTGACGACCGATCCCTTTGACGTAGCGGGGATCAACTCCCGCGCCGAGCTCGCGGCGATGGAAGGCGCGTGGCAGGCGCGGCGGCGCGCGCAGGCGATGGCGGAGGGCGCGAGCCTCCTCGCACCCGAAACCGTCTGGTTCGCCTGGGATACGCAGATAGGCCGTGACGTCTTGATCGAGCCCAACGTCTTCTTCGGCCCCGGGGTCAGCGTCGCCGATGGCGTGCGGATCCGCGCGAACAGCCATATAGAGGGGGCAGTGATCGGTTGCGGCTGCGAGGTCGGCCCCTTTGCCCGCCTCCGCCCCGGCACGGTGCTGGGCGAAAAGGCAAAGATCGGCAATTTCGTCGAAACGAAGAAAGCCGTCCTTGGCGAGGGCGCGAAGGCCAATCACCTGACCTATCTGGGTGATGCCACCGTTGGCGCCGGCGCGAACATCGGCGCGGGCACGATCACCTGCAATTATGACGGCTATTTCAAATATCAGACCGTGATCGGCGAGAACGCCTTCATCGGCTCGAACAGTGCGCTCGTCGCGCCGGTGAAGATTGGCCGCGACGCGATCGTCGGTGCCGGCAGTGCGGTGACGCGCGACGTTGCTGACGGGGAGCTTCGGCTCGTGCGCGGCGAGCAGTTGGTCAAGCCCGGTTGGGCCGATCGCTTTCACGACGCGATGCGCAAGAAGAAGGCTGCGGAAAAGGCCGTAGAATAG
- a CDS encoding ribbon-helix-helix protein, CopG family: protein MRFLADIPDCDVEWLDALAEEQGVSRAELVRRAVASFRAEVSGDAIDNAFGIWRDRADISDGLAYQRRLRGEAE, encoded by the coding sequence ATGCGCTTTCTTGCGGACATTCCAGACTGCGATGTCGAATGGCTCGACGCGCTTGCAGAGGAACAGGGTGTGTCGCGCGCCGAGCTCGTGCGACGGGCCGTCGCCTCCTTCCGCGCCGAGGTTTCGGGCGACGCGATCGACAACGCGTTCGGCATCTGGCGTGACCGCGCCGATATTAGCGATGGTCTTGCATATCAACGGCGTTTGCGCGGCGAGGCCGAATGA
- a CDS encoding PIN domain-containing protein, with translation MIDAQFDSDILIDALKGVEAARSEIRRAGRKSISRVSWAEVMSAADAPTLKAVEAFLACFQIEEIGDAVARRAAALRAERKGLTMADAFVLATAQLSGRILVTRNIKVFPATMPGIRIPYTL, from the coding sequence ATGATCGACGCGCAATTTGACAGCGATATCCTCATCGACGCGCTCAAAGGCGTCGAGGCCGCGCGCAGCGAGATCCGCCGCGCGGGGCGCAAGAGCATTAGCCGCGTCAGCTGGGCGGAGGTGATGTCGGCCGCCGACGCGCCGACGCTGAAGGCCGTGGAGGCCTTTCTTGCCTGCTTCCAGATCGAGGAAATCGGCGACGCGGTCGCGCGGCGCGCCGCCGCGCTCCGCGCCGAGCGCAAGGGGCTGACGATGGCCGATGCCTTCGTCCTCGCGACGGCGCAGCTGAGCGGACGCATTCTCGTTACACGCAATATCAAGGTGTTTCCGGCAACGATGCCGGGTATTCGCATCCCCTACACACTCTAG
- the glmS gene encoding glutamine--fructose-6-phosphate transaminase (isomerizing): MCGIIGIIGRDQVADRLVDGLKRMEYRGYDSAGVCTVEGGQLVRRRAEGKLANLVRELGGNPAPGTVGIAHTRWATHGAPTTSNAHPHATGEVALVHNGIIENFKPLREGLQARGHRFESETDTEVVAHLVSEQVEAGLSPQDAVKAVLPQLRGAFALAIAFRQHPDLLIGARLGSPLVVGYGEGETYLGSDALALAPLTQRIAYLEEGDWVIISREGAQIFDSENNPVAREITTSGVSAATIEKGNYRHYMQKEIFEQPVVVAQTLSSYIRPLEQTVALPQMDFDLSAIDRITIVACGTSYYAGMVAKYWFETFARVPVDIDVASEFRYRDPVLQPGGLALFISQSGETADTLAALRHCKAQGQTIAVVVNVPTSSMAREADLLLPTHAGPEIGVASTKAFTCQLAVLAALAAHLALRKGKLSAEEEREIVRHLIEAPAALNAALAHDEDISAMAHLVAPARDVLYLGRGPDYPLALEGALKLKEISYIHAEGYASGEMKHGPIALIDEAVPVVVLAPSGPLFEKTVSNMQEVRARGGKVVLISDAEGLAEAGEGCLATIEMPKVHPLIAPLVYAVPVQLLAYHVAVAKGTDVDQPRNLAKSVTVE, translated from the coding sequence ATGTGCGGAATCATCGGAATCATCGGCAGGGATCAGGTGGCAGACCGGCTGGTCGATGGCCTCAAGCGCATGGAGTATCGCGGCTATGATTCGGCGGGCGTGTGTACCGTCGAAGGCGGGCAGCTGGTCCGCCGGCGCGCCGAGGGCAAACTCGCTAATCTGGTCAGGGAACTTGGCGGCAACCCCGCGCCCGGCACGGTCGGCATCGCGCACACACGCTGGGCGACGCACGGCGCGCCCACGACCAGCAACGCCCACCCCCATGCCACAGGCGAGGTCGCGCTCGTTCACAACGGTATCATCGAGAATTTCAAGCCGCTGCGCGAAGGGCTCCAGGCGCGCGGCCATCGTTTCGAGAGCGAGACCGATACCGAGGTCGTCGCGCACCTTGTGAGCGAACAGGTGGAAGCAGGCCTGTCGCCGCAGGATGCCGTCAAAGCGGTGCTGCCGCAGCTGCGCGGCGCTTTTGCGCTCGCCATCGCCTTTCGTCAGCACCCGGACCTCTTGATCGGCGCGCGGCTCGGCTCGCCGCTGGTCGTCGGCTATGGCGAGGGCGAGACCTATTTGGGCTCGGACGCGCTCGCGCTCGCGCCGCTCACCCAAAGAATTGCCTATCTCGAGGAAGGCGACTGGGTCATCATCAGCCGTGAAGGCGCGCAGATTTTCGACAGCGAAAACAATCCCGTGGCACGCGAAATTACCACGAGCGGCGTGTCGGCAGCGACAATCGAGAAGGGCAATTACCGTCACTATATGCAAAAGGAGATTTTCGAGCAGCCGGTCGTGGTCGCACAGACGCTCTCCTCCTACATCCGCCCGCTCGAGCAGACGGTCGCGCTGCCGCAGATGGATTTCGATCTCTCGGCGATCGACCGCATCACGATTGTCGCGTGCGGCACCAGCTACTATGCCGGGATGGTCGCCAAATATTGGTTCGAAACCTTCGCGCGCGTCCCTGTCGACATCGACGTCGCCTCCGAGTTTCGCTACCGCGACCCGGTGCTTCAGCCCGGCGGCCTTGCGCTTTTCATCTCGCAGTCGGGTGAGACCGCGGACACGCTCGCGGCCTTGCGCCACTGCAAGGCGCAGGGGCAGACGATCGCGGTCGTCGTCAACGTGCCAACGAGCAGCATGGCGCGCGAGGCCGATCTGCTGCTTCCCACCCATGCAGGCCCCGAGATCGGTGTCGCCTCGACCAAGGCCTTCACCTGCCAGCTCGCTGTCCTTGCCGCGCTCGCCGCGCACCTTGCGCTTCGCAAGGGCAAGCTCAGCGCCGAAGAGGAGCGCGAAATCGTCCGCCACCTGATCGAGGCGCCCGCAGCGCTCAATGCCGCGCTCGCGCACGACGAGGACATATCCGCGATGGCGCATCTCGTCGCCCCGGCGCGCGATGTCCTCTACCTGGGGCGCGGGCCCGACTATCCGCTGGCGCTGGAGGGCGCCCTCAAACTGAAGGAAATCAGCTATATCCATGCTGAAGGCTACGCGTCGGGAGAAATGAAGCACGGCCCCATTGCGCTCATCGACGAGGCCGTGCCGGTCGTCGTTCTCGCGCCTTCAGGCCCGCTCTTTGAAAAGACGGTGAGCAACATGCAGGAGGTCCGCGCGCGCGGCGGCAAGGTCGTGCTCATCAGCGATGCAGAAGGTCTCGCTGAGGCCGGCGAAGGCTGCCTTGCAACGATCGAGATGCCCAAGGTCCACCCGCTCATCGCACCGCTCGTCTACGCGGTACCCGTCCAGCTTCTCGCCTATCACGTCGCGGTCGCAAAGGGCACCGATGTCGACCAGCCGCGCAATCTTGCAAAATCGGTGACGGTTGAATGA
- a CDS encoding GFA family protein: MSWEAHCHCGGVSVRLARAPEEIAECNCSLCFSHGILWAYYSPRDVVIAGETRTYNRADRENPNSDLHFCPACGCTSHWSATEGLKQRMGGEVDFMGVNMRLFAPAQLSGLKLIFPDGLSWSGEGPWDHARAPGVMP; this comes from the coding sequence ATGAGCTGGGAGGCGCATTGCCATTGTGGCGGCGTGTCGGTGCGCCTCGCCCGCGCGCCCGAAGAAATCGCCGAATGCAACTGCTCGCTCTGCTTTTCGCACGGAATCCTCTGGGCCTATTATTCGCCGCGTGATGTCGTGATCGCGGGCGAGACGCGGACCTACAATCGCGCCGATCGCGAAAATCCGAACTCGGACCTCCATTTCTGCCCGGCCTGCGGCTGCACGAGCCACTGGTCGGCAACCGAGGGTCTCAAGCAGCGCATGGGCGGGGAGGTGGATTTCATGGGGGTCAATATGCGCCTCTTTGCGCCTGCGCAGCTTAGCGGGTTGAAGCTGATCTTTCCCGATGGCCTCAGCTGGTCGGGCGAGGGGCCCTGGGACCATGCGCGGGCGCCGGGGGTGATGCCTTGA
- a CDS encoding HAD family hydrolase yields the protein MPFAAIIFDFDGVIADSEVRANQTLAESLTAIGLPTSYEDCLRDYYGHNWQETQRRIEARLGRALPADFREQHRERARARFADGFAPVPGAPEFLASLAGPRAVASSSSPAYIAASLDRFGLAHHFGAHVYSADGWERGKPYPDIYLAAAKGLKVDPAACLAIEDSPTGALAALAAGMQVVGFCGAGHISDRAAHGARLRELGVHHVAHSFDEIRVAAVP from the coding sequence ATGCCATTTGCTGCGATCATTTTCGACTTCGACGGCGTCATCGCCGACAGCGAGGTACGCGCGAACCAGACGCTTGCCGAGAGCCTGACGGCAATCGGCCTGCCGACCAGCTACGAGGATTGTCTGCGCGACTATTATGGTCACAACTGGCAGGAAACGCAGCGGCGGATCGAGGCGCGGCTCGGCCGCGCGCTTCCTGCCGACTTTCGTGAGCAGCACCGCGAACGCGCACGAGCGCGCTTCGCCGATGGCTTCGCCCCAGTTCCCGGTGCGCCCGAGTTTCTGGCGTCGCTTGCAGGTCCGCGCGCGGTCGCCTCGTCGAGCAGCCCCGCCTATATCGCGGCGTCGCTCGATCGCTTCGGGCTCGCGCATCATTTCGGGGCCCATGTCTATAGCGCCGACGGCTGGGAGCGGGGCAAACCCTATCCCGACATCTATCTTGCCGCCGCGAAAGGCCTGAAGGTCGATCCCGCCGCCTGCCTTGCGATCGAGGATTCGCCGACCGGAGCGCTCGCAGCGCTCGCGGCGGGGATGCAGGTGGTGGGCTTTTGCGGCGCCGGGCATATCTCCGACCGCGCAGCGCATGGTGCGCGGCTGCGCGAGCTTGGCGTGCATCATGTCGCGCACAGCTTCGATGAGATACGGGTCGCGGCGGTCCCCTGA
- a CDS encoding dienelactone hydrolase family protein, which translates to MCNEITQADLDRAGLPVRRRAFGALVGAGTLASILPAAACAAVGVVGRDVSITTADGTVDAYFAAPGEGKHPAVLIWPDIRGLRPAFRQMADRLAGEGYAVLCVNPFYRWAKSPVVYAGHDFDDPEVRETLFGYLRQLDKAAVTTDAAAHLAFLDAQKEVDTAKGIGTAGYCMGGPMVIYTAALSPERVKAAASFHGASVGTDQPDSPHLLIPGTQAGFLFAIAENDDEQNPEEKTRLKAVLDQRPQWHEVEVYEGALHGWCPPDGRAYNEAAAEKAWSRMLTLFKAAL; encoded by the coding sequence ATGTGCAACGAGATCACCCAGGCCGACCTTGACCGAGCCGGGCTCCCGGTACGGCGGCGTGCCTTCGGCGCGCTGGTGGGCGCGGGGACGCTTGCCTCGATACTTCCAGCGGCCGCCTGCGCCGCTGTCGGCGTAGTGGGACGCGATGTGTCGATCACCACGGCGGACGGCACCGTTGACGCCTATTTTGCAGCGCCAGGGGAAGGCAAACATCCCGCCGTTCTGATCTGGCCCGATATCCGCGGCTTGCGCCCCGCATTCCGCCAGATGGCGGACAGGCTGGCGGGCGAGGGTTATGCCGTCTTGTGCGTGAACCCCTTTTATCGCTGGGCGAAGTCACCGGTGGTCTATGCGGGCCATGATTTCGACGACCCCGAGGTCCGCGAGACGCTGTTCGGCTATCTGAGACAGCTCGACAAGGCGGCGGTTACGACCGACGCGGCAGCGCATCTTGCGTTTCTCGATGCGCAAAAGGAGGTCGATACCGCGAAAGGGATCGGCACCGCAGGCTATTGCATGGGCGGGCCGATGGTCATCTACACCGCCGCGCTCAGCCCCGAGCGAGTGAAGGCCGCTGCGAGTTTCCACGGCGCGAGCGTCGGAACGGACCAGCCTGACAGCCCGCACCTGCTGATACCCGGCACACAGGCAGGGTTCCTCTTTGCGATCGCAGAGAATGACGATGAGCAGAATCCCGAGGAAAAAACGCGCCTCAAGGCCGTGCTCGACCAGCGTCCGCAATGGCATGAGGTCGAGGTTTACGAGGGCGCGCTCCATGGCTGGTGCCCGCCGGACGGGCGAGCCTATAATGAAGCGGCCGCGGAGAAGGCGTGGAGCCGGATGCTCACGCTGTTCAAGGCTGCGCTCTGA
- a CDS encoding aldo/keto reductase, with protein sequence MKSRRLGRSAIHVSDICMGTMTFGSQADEGVAMRVLDRSFEVGINFFDTAEGYPVPPDTKWVGRTEEIVGRWLKTKSRDAIILATKVSGPSHVWFKSPCRGGTTALDRHHIRSAVEGSLMRLQTDYIDLYQTHWPDHHAPYDAVMEALDELVREGKVRILGCSNETSWGLMKALGASERLGLARYETIQNNFSLNNRRFEDELAQASRQEGVSLIPYSPLAGGVLSGKYQDGAMPEGARFSRYLEMPGRQAAMARRFVNERSLAATERYLAIAAEAGLHPVTMATAWSKQHDFVASTIVGVSAEDQLDPILDAIDLELGEDVMKALNQVGKDIRYPMG encoded by the coding sequence ATGAAAAGCCGCCGCCTTGGCCGAAGCGCCATCCATGTGTCCGACATCTGCATGGGAACGATGACCTTCGGCAGCCAGGCCGACGAAGGGGTCGCGATGCGCGTTCTCGATCGCAGTTTCGAGGTGGGAATCAACTTCTTTGACACCGCCGAGGGTTATCCGGTGCCCCCCGATACCAAGTGGGTCGGACGCACCGAAGAGATTGTCGGGCGCTGGCTGAAAACAAAAAGCCGCGACGCGATCATCCTCGCGACCAAGGTCTCAGGTCCGAGCCACGTCTGGTTCAAGTCGCCCTGCCGGGGCGGCACGACCGCACTCGACCGTCATCATATCCGAAGCGCCGTCGAGGGGAGCCTCATGCGCCTCCAGACCGACTATATCGACCTTTACCAGACCCACTGGCCCGACCATCACGCGCCTTACGATGCGGTGATGGAGGCGCTCGACGAGCTGGTCCGCGAGGGCAAGGTCCGCATCCTTGGCTGTTCGAACGAGACGAGCTGGGGACTGATGAAGGCGCTCGGCGCGTCCGAAAGGCTGGGTCTTGCTCGCTACGAGACGATCCAGAATAATTTCAGCCTCAACAACCGCCGCTTCGAGGATGAACTGGCACAGGCGAGCCGCCAGGAAGGGGTAAGCCTCATCCCCTATTCGCCGCTTGCCGGCGGCGTACTCTCGGGAAAATATCAGGATGGCGCGATGCCCGAGGGCGCGCGCTTCTCACGCTACCTTGAAATGCCGGGACGGCAGGCCGCGATGGCCCGCCGCTTCGTCAACGAAAGATCGCTCGCCGCAACCGAGCGCTATCTCGCTATCGCCGCTGAGGCGGGGCTGCACCCGGTGACGATGGCAACCGCCTGGTCGAAGCAGCACGACTTCGTCGCCTCGACGATCGTGGGGGTAAGCGCGGAAGACCAGCTCGATCCGATCCTCGATGCGATCGACCTCGAGCTTGGCGAGGATGTGATGAAGGCGCTGAACCAGGTCGGCAAGGATATCCGATACCCGATGGGATGA
- a CDS encoding LysE family translocator, whose translation MEQASLAALAAFALVTSITPGPNNMMLMASGANFGLRRTLPHALGVGAGFTLMIILVGVGLMQLFDLFPLLNLVLKGVSIAYLLWLAWKMAHAAAPETGGKARGKPMRFLEAMLFQWVNPKAWSMALTAIALYAPDRDLAATLFVAAIFGLINLPSTSLWAVMGQALRRWLSSPARLRSFNWTMAALLVGSLALLI comes from the coding sequence ATGGAACAAGCCTCCCTCGCCGCGCTCGCAGCGTTCGCGCTCGTCACCTCGATCACGCCAGGTCCGAACAATATGATGCTCATGGCGTCGGGCGCCAATTTCGGCCTTCGCCGCACCCTGCCGCACGCGCTCGGCGTCGGCGCCGGATTCACGCTGATGATCATTCTTGTGGGCGTCGGGCTGATGCAGCTCTTCGACCTTTTCCCGCTATTGAACCTGGTCTTGAAAGGGGTGAGCATCGCCTATCTCCTGTGGCTCGCCTGGAAAATGGCGCATGCCGCCGCGCCCGAAACTGGAGGAAAGGCGCGCGGCAAGCCGATGCGCTTTCTCGAGGCAATGCTCTTCCAGTGGGTAAACCCCAAGGCTTGGTCGATGGCGCTGACCGCGATTGCTCTCTACGCCCCCGACCGCGATCTCGCTGCCACCCTCTTCGTCGCTGCAATCTTCGGCCTCATCAACCTTCCCTCGACCAGTCTCTGGGCGGTGATGGGGCAGGCGCTGCGCCGCTGGCTTTCCAGCCCGGCGCGCCTGCGCAGTTTCAACTGGACCATGGCGGCCCTGCTGGTCGGATCGCTTGCGCTGCTGATCTGA
- a CDS encoding Lrp/AsnC family transcriptional regulator, translating to MTDIDALDRKILRELAHEGRISNLDLAGRVGLSPSACLRRVQELERSGVIKGYRARIDPARVGTGFIAYVTVGLSRHTKDAQAGFEAAIADAPEVRECHNVTGSIEYLLRVEAADLAAYKHFHTEVLGVLPQVNAITTYVLMDSPKDERG from the coding sequence ATGACCGACATCGATGCCCTTGACCGAAAGATATTGCGCGAGCTCGCGCACGAAGGGCGAATCTCCAACCTCGATCTTGCGGGCCGGGTGGGATTATCGCCTTCGGCATGCCTGCGCCGCGTACAGGAGCTCGAGCGCAGCGGTGTCATCAAGGGCTATCGGGCTCGCATCGACCCCGCGCGGGTGGGGACCGGCTTTATCGCCTATGTGACGGTAGGTCTCTCGCGTCACACCAAGGATGCGCAAGCGGGGTTCGAAGCGGCCATCGCCGACGCGCCAGAAGTGCGCGAATGCCACAATGTCACCGGATCGATCGAATATCTGCTGCGCGTCGAGGCGGCGGACCTTGCCGCCTACAAGCATTTCCACACCGAGGTTCTGGGCGTGCTGCCGCAGGTGAATGCGATCACCACCTATGTGCTCATGGATTCGCCCAAGGATGAGCGCGGCTGA